In the Pantoea sp. Aalb genome, one interval contains:
- the ileS gene encoding isoleucine--tRNA ligase, which translates to MSDYKFTLNLPETKFPMRGNLSKHEPEILQRWYNDKLYNMIRTIKKGKQIFILHDGPPYANGNIHIGHSVNKILKDIIIKSKGMAGYDAPYIPGWDCHGLPIEHEVEKIIGKPGKTVSPTQFRAYCRRYAKEQVVNQKKDFIRLGVLGDWENSYLTMNFQIEANIIRALSKIIANGHLYQGIKPVYWCFNCCSALAEAEVEYYDKISPSIYVMFNAINANIIRTKFGVIKSKDPVSIVIWTTTPWTIPANRGISLHPDYEYQLIQIEGRSIILAKELVDSVMQRIGIKFWEIIGTCKGSMLELELFQHPFIDSIYSKVLIGKHVTLEFGTGAVHTAPVHGPDDYVIGQKYNLDTTNIISAVGTYLLGTYPILDGMHIFNSNDVIIELLKAKKALLHVEKLQHNYPHCWRHKTPIIFRATPQWFISMDNKGLRIQSLKEIRNIKWMPKWGQKRIESMIMDRPDWCISRQRYWGVPMALLLHKETGELHPDTPKLMEKIAYHVEQKGIEAWWDLNIKDLISQDKDQYIKSMDTLDVWFDSGSTHYTVVKSKKEFNGQISDMYLEGTDQYRGWFMSSLLISIAMNGKAPYHKVLTHGFTVDAHGYKMSKSMGNIVKPQEIMKNLGADILRLWVASTDYSSEIVISDKNFKCAIETYRRIRNTARFLLANLKDFNPTTDCIKPEEMVIVDRWAVGRGLITQQYILKAYEKYDFHEVINRLMQFCSIEMGSFYLDVIKDRQYTAKRDCLARRSCQTALWHIIEALVRWISPIMSFTADEIWSYLPGKREKYVFMDEWYKNLFGLSKYEYLNEDYWAELLKLRFEVNKVIEQARNEKLIGSSLEATVTLYIDQKFINKLKLLGDELRFALLTSEVIIADYTKFNKKMQQNDESKNLKIILNKAQGKKCPRCWHYTIDIGHNSKHIPICNRCYTNVVGNGETRKFI; encoded by the coding sequence ATGAGTGATTATAAATTTACCTTGAATTTACCAGAAACAAAATTTCCAATGCGTGGCAATCTATCTAAACATGAACCGGAAATATTACAACGGTGGTATAATGATAAATTGTATAATATGATTAGAACAATTAAAAAAGGTAAACAAATATTTATTTTACATGATGGTCCTCCTTATGCAAATGGTAATATTCATATTGGTCATTCAGTTAATAAAATTTTGAAAGATATTATAATAAAATCAAAAGGTATGGCTGGTTATGATGCTCCTTATATACCTGGTTGGGATTGTCATGGTTTACCAATTGAACATGAAGTTGAAAAAATAATTGGTAAACCTGGTAAAACAGTTAGTCCAACACAATTTCGTGCTTATTGTCGTCGTTATGCTAAAGAACAAGTAGTAAATCAAAAAAAAGATTTTATTCGTTTAGGAGTATTAGGTGATTGGGAAAATTCATATTTAACTATGAATTTTCAGATTGAGGCAAACATCATTCGTGCTCTTAGTAAAATTATTGCTAATGGGCACTTATATCAAGGTATAAAACCAGTATATTGGTGCTTTAATTGTTGTTCTGCATTAGCAGAAGCAGAAGTAGAATATTATGATAAAATATCTCCTTCTATTTATGTCATGTTTAATGCTATTAATGCAAATATCATTCGTACAAAATTTGGTGTAATAAAATCAAAAGATCCAGTTTCGATAGTTATCTGGACAACTACACCATGGACTATACCAGCTAACCGTGGTATTTCATTGCATCCTGATTATGAATATCAGCTAATACAAATAGAAGGACGTAGTATAATTTTAGCTAAAGAATTAGTGGATAGTGTAATGCAACGTATAGGTATAAAGTTTTGGGAAATAATAGGTACATGCAAAGGATCTATGTTAGAACTAGAGCTGTTTCAGCATCCTTTTATTGATAGTATTTATTCTAAAGTACTTATTGGGAAACACGTTACTTTAGAATTCGGTACAGGAGCAGTACATACTGCCCCTGTACATGGTCCTGATGATTATGTTATAGGTCAAAAATATAATCTAGATACTACAAATATAATTAGTGCAGTAGGTACTTATTTATTAGGAACTTATCCTATATTAGATGGCATGCATATTTTTAACTCAAATGATGTTATAATTGAATTACTAAAAGCAAAAAAAGCGTTACTACATGTTGAAAAATTACAACATAATTATCCTCACTGTTGGCGTCATAAAACACCAATTATTTTTCGAGCCACTCCTCAATGGTTTATTAGTATGGATAATAAAGGGTTACGGATTCAATCATTAAAAGAAATTAGAAATATAAAATGGATGCCTAAATGGGGCCAAAAACGTATTGAATCCATGATCATGGATCGCCCTGATTGGTGTATTTCTCGTCAGCGTTATTGGGGCGTACCAATGGCATTACTTTTACATAAAGAAACTGGAGAATTACATCCTGATACACCAAAATTAATGGAAAAGATAGCATATCATGTTGAGCAAAAAGGTATTGAAGCATGGTGGGATCTAAATATCAAAGATTTAATAAGCCAAGATAAAGATCAGTACATTAAAAGTATGGATACGTTAGATGTCTGGTTCGATTCTGGATCAACTCATTATACGGTAGTTAAATCAAAAAAAGAATTTAATGGTCAAATATCCGATATGTATTTAGAAGGAACAGATCAATATCGTGGTTGGTTTATGTCATCTTTACTTATTAGTATAGCAATGAATGGAAAGGCACCATATCACAAAGTATTAACTCATGGTTTTACTGTTGATGCTCATGGCTATAAAATGTCAAAATCTATGGGTAATATCGTAAAACCTCAAGAGATAATGAAAAATCTAGGTGCTGATATACTCCGATTATGGGTAGCTTCTACTGATTACTCTAGTGAAATAGTTATTTCTGATAAAAATTTTAAATGTGCTATAGAGACTTATCGCCGTATCCGTAATACTGCTCGTTTTCTTCTTGCTAATCTCAAAGATTTTAATCCTACAACGGATTGTATTAAACCAGAAGAAATGGTTATTGTTGATCGTTGGGCTGTAGGTCGTGGACTAATTACACAGCAATATATTTTAAAAGCGTATGAAAAATATGATTTTCATGAAGTAATTAATCGTTTAATGCAATTTTGTTCTATTGAAATGGGTTCGTTTTATCTTGATGTGATTAAAGATCGGCAGTACACAGCAAAACGAGATTGTTTAGCACGCCGTAGCTGTCAAACTGCTCTATGGCATATAATTGAAGCATTAGTACGCTGGATCTCACCTATTATGTCTTTTACTGCCGATGAAATTTGGAGTTATTTACCTGGGAAACGTGAAAAATATGTTTTCATGGATGAATGGTATAAAAATTTATTTGGTCTATCTAAATATGAATATCTTAATGAAGATTATTGGGCTGAATTATTAAAATTACGTTTTGAAGTTAATAAAGTAATTGAGCAAGCACGTAATGAAAAACTTATAGGTAGTTCTTTAGAAGCTACAGTTACACTATACATAGATCAAAAATTTATTAATAAATTAAAATTATTAGGAGACGAGCTACGTTTTGCTTTATTAACGTCAGAAGTTATTATTGCCGATTACACTAAGTTTAATAAAAAAATGCAACAAAACGATGAATCAAAAAATCTAAAAATCATATTAAATAAAGCACAAGGTAAAAAATGTCCACGATGCTGGCACTACACAATTGATATTGGCCACAATTCTAAACATATACCTATATGTAATCGTTGTTATACTAATGTCGTCGGCAATGGAGAAACACGGAAGTTTATTTAA
- the lspA gene encoding signal peptidase II produces MIMKNVFSTGLRWLWLTLIVIIIDFTSKQWIINNTILHKSQSLIPFLNLFYTKNYGAAFSFLAYQNGWQRWLFAGIAVIIVTILFIKMYYTPVNNTLINIAYALLCGGALGNLFDRVYHGYVIDFIDFYISIYWHFATFNIADFSICLGGVLIILQNFLITKKEKNK; encoded by the coding sequence GTGATAATGAAAAATGTATTTTCAACTGGATTACGTTGGTTATGGCTAACGCTAATAGTTATTATTATTGATTTTACTAGTAAACAATGGATTATAAATAATACAATATTACATAAGTCTCAGTCGCTTATTCCTTTTTTAAATTTATTTTATACAAAAAATTATGGAGCAGCTTTTAGCTTTTTAGCATATCAAAATGGATGGCAACGTTGGTTATTTGCAGGTATTGCGGTTATTATAGTAACTATATTGTTTATAAAGATGTATTATACTCCCGTTAATAATACATTGATTAATATTGCCTATGCTCTGTTATGTGGTGGAGCATTAGGTAATCTTTTTGATAGAGTATATCATGGATATGTAATTGATTTTATTGATTTCTATATTAGTATTTATTGGCATTTTGCTACTTTTAACATTGCAGACTTTAGTATTTGTCTTGGCGGAGTATTAATTATATTACAGAATTTTCTTATTACTAAAAAAGAAAAAAATAAATAA
- the ispH gene encoding 4-hydroxy-3-methylbut-2-enyl diphosphate reductase yields the protein MQILLANPRGFCAGVKRAINIVEQVLKIYGAPIYVRHEVVHNSYVIKNLRERGVIFIEEINEVPDAAILIFSAHGVSQTVRAEAKARNFTRIFDATCPLVTKVHMEVARASRKGIEAILIGHSGHPEVEGTIGQYNNPKGGIYLVESIEDVSNLTVKNEKKLYFMTQTTLSVDDTSIIINFLQKRFSKIIGPRKNDICYATMNRQKAANVLALNTEIVLVIGSKNSSNANRLIEVAKKTCKIVKLIDSVDDIKEGWFKDIKYIGITAGASSPDILIYQVIQRLLSLGCKDVTELFGFEEKIIFELPKQLYNSNYRTVIES from the coding sequence ATGCAAATTTTATTAGCTAATCCACGTGGTTTCTGTGCAGGTGTTAAACGTGCTATTAATATAGTAGAACAAGTTTTAAAAATATATGGAGCTCCTATATATGTACGTCACGAAGTAGTACATAATAGTTACGTTATAAAAAACTTACGTGAAAGAGGAGTAATTTTTATTGAGGAAATCAATGAAGTACCAGATGCAGCTATTTTAATTTTTTCAGCTCACGGTGTATCACAGACAGTACGTGCAGAAGCTAAAGCACGTAATTTTACACGAATTTTTGACGCTACTTGTCCTCTTGTAACTAAGGTACACATGGAAGTTGCACGTGCTAGTCGTAAAGGTATTGAAGCTATTTTAATAGGTCATTCCGGTCATCCAGAAGTTGAAGGTACCATTGGGCAGTACAATAATCCTAAAGGTGGAATTTATTTAGTAGAATCGATAGAAGATGTTTCCAATTTAACTGTTAAAAACGAAAAAAAATTATATTTTATGACTCAGACTACTTTATCAGTAGATGATACTTCTATTATCATTAATTTTTTACAGAAACGCTTTTCTAAAATTATAGGTCCTAGAAAAAATGATATTTGTTATGCTACTATGAATAGACAAAAAGCGGCGAATGTATTAGCTCTTAATACAGAAATAGTGCTAGTAATTGGATCTAAAAATTCTTCTAATGCTAACCGTTTAATTGAAGTAGCTAAAAAAACTTGTAAAATAGTTAAATTAATTGATTCGGTAGATGATATTAAAGAAGGATGGTTTAAAGATATTAAATATATCGGAATTACCGCAGGAGCATCTTCACCAGATATTTTAATTTATCAAGTTATTCAACGTTTACTTAGTTTAGGTTGTAAGGACGTGACTGAATTATTTGGTTTTGAAGAAAAAATTATATTTGAGCTTCCAAAACAGTTATATAATAGCAACTACCGTACAGTAATAGAATCTTAA
- the dapB gene encoding 4-hydroxy-tetrahydrodipicolinate reductase, whose protein sequence is MNRIKIAIAGASGRMGRHLVKVVYHNKAMLLKVALTRKNSSLLGIDAGELAGIGKVGVLITDNLLKNINDFDMLIDFTCPKSTLVHLNICRYHKKAMIIGTTGFDNIGKKEILAASKDIGIVFTPNFSIGINLMLNLLRQMSKVMGDYADIEILEAHHRYKVDAPSGTALEIGETIANTMDWKLDEHAVYLRKGNNGSQRKPHSIGFSTVRAGDIIGEHSVMFADIGERLEITHKASSRVAFANGAIKAANWLQNKKAGLYDMNQVLNLFNQ, encoded by the coding sequence ATGAATAGAATTAAAATTGCTATTGCAGGTGCTTCAGGTCGTATGGGACGACATTTGGTTAAAGTCGTTTATCACAATAAAGCAATGTTACTAAAAGTTGCTTTAACTAGAAAGAATTCATCATTACTCGGTATAGATGCTGGTGAATTAGCTGGCATTGGAAAAGTTGGAGTACTCATAACAGATAATTTATTAAAAAATATAAATGATTTTGATATGTTAATAGATTTTACATGTCCAAAAAGTACTTTAGTACATTTAAATATTTGCCGTTATCATAAAAAAGCTATGATCATTGGTACTACAGGATTTGATAATATAGGTAAAAAAGAGATTTTAGCAGCATCAAAAGATATTGGTATAGTATTTACTCCTAATTTTAGTATTGGCATTAATTTAATGCTAAATTTATTAAGACAAATGAGTAAAGTAATGGGAGATTATGCTGATATTGAAATATTAGAAGCTCATCATCGTTATAAAGTTGATGCTCCTTCTGGCACAGCATTAGAAATAGGTGAAACAATTGCAAATACAATGGATTGGAAATTAGATGAACATGCAGTTTACTTACGTAAAGGAAATAATGGTAGCCAACGTAAGCCACATAGTATTGGTTTTTCTACAGTACGTGCAGGTGATATTATAGGTGAACATTCAGTGATGTTTGCTGATATTGGAGAACGTTTAGAAATTACTCACAAAGCTTCTAGTCGTGTAGCTTTTGCTAATGGAGCAATTAAAGCAGCAAATTGGCTTCAAAATAAGAAAGCTGGTCTTTACGATATGAATCAAGTGTTAAATTTATTTAATCAATAA
- the carA gene encoding glutamine-hydrolyzing carbamoyl-phosphate synthase small subunit, whose translation MTKPALLILKDGTKFYGRSIGAIGLAVGEVVFNTSMTGYQEILTDPSYYRQIITFTCPHIGNVGTNINDEESSKIYAQGLIIRDLSSTTSNFRSEESLLSYLKRNHIVGIADIDTRKLTRLLREKGVQCGCIITGDNNQLNTMLALKRIQAFPGLKGMDLVKEVTTRKTYLWEQGSCTLKNNVNDMLKCNRSKKLLFNVVVCDYGVKRNILRMLVDRNCRLTIVPAYTSAKHVLNFNPDGIFLSNGPGDPEACKYAITAIQEFLKTDIPIFGICLGHQLLALASGAKTIKMKLGHHGSNHPVKNLDNNTVMITSQNHGFTVDKNNLPTNLRIMHLSLFDQTIQGLHRTDKPAFSFQGHPEANPGPHDAVVLFDYFIQLIKAYCVNKQK comes from the coding sequence TTGACTAAGCCAGCTCTTTTGATATTAAAAGATGGAACTAAATTTTATGGTCGATCTATTGGAGCAATAGGATTGGCAGTTGGAGAAGTTGTTTTTAATACATCAATGACTGGTTATCAAGAAATTCTTACAGATCCTTCTTATTATCGTCAAATAATCACTTTTACTTGTCCTCATATTGGTAATGTTGGTACTAATATTAATGATGAAGAATCTAGTAAAATTTATGCTCAAGGATTAATTATTCGTGATTTATCATCAACAACTAGCAATTTTCGTAGTGAAGAAAGTTTGTTATCTTATCTTAAACGTAATCACATTGTCGGTATTGCTGATATAGATACTCGTAAATTAACTCGATTATTACGTGAAAAAGGAGTACAATGTGGTTGTATTATTACTGGTGATAATAATCAATTAAATACTATGTTAGCATTGAAAAGAATACAAGCATTTCCTGGTCTTAAAGGCATGGATTTAGTTAAAGAAGTAACTACTAGAAAAACTTATTTATGGGAACAAGGTAGTTGTACATTAAAAAATAATGTAAATGATATGCTAAAATGTAATCGTTCTAAAAAATTATTGTTTAATGTAGTAGTATGTGACTATGGCGTTAAAAGAAATATTTTACGTATGTTAGTAGATCGAAATTGTCGATTAACAATTGTACCAGCATATACTTCTGCTAAACATGTACTGAATTTTAATCCCGATGGTATTTTTCTTTCTAATGGTCCTGGTGATCCTGAAGCATGTAAATATGCTATTACTGCTATCCAAGAATTTTTGAAAACTGATATTCCTATATTTGGTATTTGCCTTGGTCATCAATTGTTAGCATTAGCAAGCGGTGCTAAGACTATAAAAATGAAGTTAGGTCATCATGGTAGTAATCATCCAGTAAAAAATCTTGATAATAATACTGTTATGATTACTTCGCAAAACCATGGTTTTACAGTAGATAAAAATAATTTACCAACGAATCTCCGTATAATGCACCTATCACTTTTTGACCAAACCATACAAGGGCTTCACCGTACTGATAAACCAGCTTTTAGTTTTCAAGGACATCCAGAAGCTAATCCAGGTCCTCATGATGCAGTAGTTCTCTTTGATTATTTTATTCAATTAATTAAAGCCTACTGTGTAAATAAGCAAAAGTAA
- the carB gene encoding carbamoyl-phosphate synthase large subunit, with protein sequence MPKRTDIQSILILGAGPIIIGQACEFDYSGVQACKALREEDYRVILVNSNPATIMTDPDMADSTYIEPINWEIVRKIIEKERPDAILPTMGGQTALNCALQLDRQGILKEFNVIMIGATADTISKAEDRRLFDMLIKNIGLDTARSGIAHTMDEAVQIAEEVGFPCIIRPSFTMGGTGGGIAYNREEFEDICERGLDLSMINELLIDESLIGWKEYEMEVVRDKNNNSIIVCCIENLDAMGIHTGDSITIAPAQTLTDKEYQNMRNASLAILREIGVETGGSNVQFSINPQDGRLVVIEMNPRVSRSSALASKATGFPIAKVAAKLAVGFTLDELMNDITGKNTPASFEPSIDYIVTKLPRFNFEKFSGANDRLTTQMKSVGEVMAIGRTFQESIQKAIRGLEIGANGFEPRINLNDTEALTQIRHELKDPGPERIWYIADAFRFGLSVDDVFHLTNIDRWFLVQIEEIVRLEEKVILKGINLLNIDFLRLLKRKGFSDARIADLVGVVEEEIRNLRLKYNLHPVYKCVDTCAAEFNTDTAYMYSTYEDECEANPKHNINKIIVLGGGPNRIGQGIEFDYCCVHASLALHEDGYQTIMINCNPETVSTDYDISDRLYFEPVTLEDVLEIVRIEKPKGVIVQYGGQTPLKLAIALAKAGVPIIGTSPDSIDRAEDRERFQQTVQYLNLKQPANATVNTLDQAIEKAIDICYPLVVRPSYVLGGRAMEIIYDEIDLKHYFQNAISVSNHAPVLLDHFLDDAIEVDIDAICDGQNILIGGIMEHIEQAGIHSGDSACSLPAYTLNHEIQNIMREQVSKLAFELNVCGLMNVQFAVKDNEVYIIEVNPRASRTVPFVSKATGVPLAKIAARVMVGKTLIEQGITKEVIPPYYSVKEVVLPFNKFSSVDPILGPEMRSTGETMGIGSTFAEAFAKAMLGAQSNMKKNGRVLLSVREEDKKRIVVLAAKLLNCGFELDATHGTAIVLGEAGINPRLVNKVHEGRPHIQDRIKNGEYTYIVNTTAGRQAIEDSKLIRRSALKYKVHYDTTLNGSFATTMALKIDPIKKVISLQKLHAQIF encoded by the coding sequence ATGCCAAAACGTACAGATATACAATCCATTCTTATCCTTGGTGCTGGTCCTATTATTATAGGACAAGCATGTGAATTTGACTATTCTGGTGTGCAGGCATGTAAAGCATTACGAGAAGAAGATTACCGTGTTATTTTAGTAAATTCAAATCCGGCAACAATAATGACTGATCCAGATATGGCTGATTCTACTTATATTGAACCTATTAACTGGGAAATAGTTCGTAAAATTATTGAAAAAGAACGTCCAGATGCCATACTTCCTACTATGGGAGGTCAAACTGCATTGAATTGTGCATTACAGTTAGATCGTCAAGGAATACTAAAAGAATTTAATGTAATTATGATTGGTGCTACAGCAGATACTATTAGTAAAGCGGAAGATCGTCGTCTTTTTGACATGCTAATAAAAAATATTGGTCTTGATACAGCACGTTCTGGAATCGCACATACTATGGATGAAGCTGTACAAATTGCTGAAGAAGTAGGTTTTCCATGTATTATTCGTCCTTCGTTTACTATGGGTGGTACTGGAGGTGGTATTGCCTATAATCGTGAAGAATTTGAAGATATTTGTGAACGTGGTTTAGATTTATCTATGATAAATGAACTTTTAATAGATGAATCATTGATTGGATGGAAAGAATATGAAATGGAAGTAGTACGAGATAAGAATAATAATTCTATAATTGTATGTTGTATAGAAAATCTTGATGCTATGGGTATTCATACTGGTGATTCAATTACTATCGCTCCTGCACAAACATTAACTGATAAAGAATATCAAAATATGCGTAATGCTTCATTAGCGATATTACGTGAGATTGGTGTGGAAACTGGAGGATCTAATGTTCAATTTTCAATAAATCCTCAGGACGGTCGCTTAGTGGTCATTGAAATGAATCCACGAGTATCACGTTCTTCTGCATTAGCATCAAAAGCTACTGGTTTTCCAATTGCAAAAGTAGCTGCAAAGCTTGCAGTTGGCTTTACCCTTGATGAATTAATGAATGATATTACTGGAAAGAATACACCAGCCTCTTTTGAACCTTCAATTGATTATATAGTTACTAAACTTCCACGATTCAATTTTGAAAAGTTTTCTGGTGCTAATGACCGACTTACTACACAAATGAAATCTGTAGGTGAAGTAATGGCAATTGGTCGTACATTTCAAGAATCGATTCAAAAAGCTATACGTGGTTTAGAAATAGGAGCTAATGGTTTTGAGCCAAGAATTAATTTAAATGATACTGAAGCATTAACTCAAATTCGTCATGAACTAAAGGATCCGGGACCTGAGCGTATTTGGTATATAGCTGATGCGTTTCGTTTTGGTCTATCTGTAGATGACGTATTTCACTTAACTAATATTGACCGTTGGTTTTTAGTACAAATTGAAGAAATAGTACGTTTAGAAGAAAAAGTAATACTTAAAGGTATAAATTTATTAAATATCGATTTCTTACGTCTCCTCAAGCGTAAAGGATTTTCTGATGCTCGTATAGCAGATTTAGTTGGTGTAGTAGAGGAAGAAATTCGTAATCTTCGTTTAAAATATAATTTACATCCAGTATACAAATGTGTTGATACTTGTGCTGCAGAATTTAATACTGATACTGCATATATGTATTCTACTTATGAAGATGAATGTGAAGCTAACCCAAAACATAATATCAATAAAATAATAGTACTAGGAGGTGGTCCAAATCGAATTGGACAAGGTATAGAATTTGATTACTGTTGTGTCCATGCATCGTTAGCATTGCATGAAGATGGTTATCAGACAATTATGATAAATTGTAATCCAGAAACTGTATCTACTGATTATGATATATCTGATCGTCTGTATTTTGAACCAGTTACATTGGAAGATGTATTAGAAATTGTACGTATTGAAAAACCAAAAGGTGTTATCGTCCAATATGGAGGTCAAACTCCTCTAAAATTAGCTATTGCATTAGCAAAAGCTGGTGTACCTATTATTGGTACTAGTCCAGATTCTATTGATCGAGCAGAAGATCGTGAGCGGTTTCAACAAACAGTCCAGTACTTAAATCTTAAACAGCCTGCTAATGCTACTGTTAATACACTTGATCAAGCTATAGAAAAAGCCATTGATATTTGTTATCCATTAGTAGTACGTCCATCTTATGTTTTAGGAGGTCGTGCAATGGAGATTATTTATGATGAGATTGATTTAAAACATTATTTTCAAAATGCAATTTCTGTTTCTAATCATGCTCCTGTATTATTGGATCATTTTCTTGATGATGCCATAGAAGTAGACATTGATGCTATTTGTGATGGTCAGAATATTTTAATTGGTGGTATTATGGAACATATTGAACAAGCAGGAATACATTCAGGTGATTCAGCATGTTCTCTTCCAGCTTATACTTTAAATCATGAAATTCAAAATATAATGCGGGAACAAGTATCAAAATTAGCTTTTGAATTAAATGTATGTGGTTTAATGAATGTACAATTTGCTGTAAAAGATAATGAAGTATATATTATTGAAGTTAATCCGCGTGCATCGCGTACTGTACCTTTCGTATCTAAAGCTACTGGTGTACCATTGGCGAAAATTGCTGCACGTGTAATGGTTGGTAAGACATTGATAGAACAAGGTATTACAAAAGAAGTAATACCTCCTTATTACTCTGTAAAAGAAGTTGTTTTACCTTTCAATAAATTTTCTAGTGTAGATCCTATACTTGGGCCTGAAATGCGTTCTACTGGTGAGACTATGGGTATAGGTTCTACTTTTGCAGAAGCATTCGCTAAAGCCATGTTAGGGGCTCAAAGTAACATGAAAAAAAATGGTCGTGTATTATTATCAGTACGTGAAGAAGATAAGAAACGCATTGTTGTTTTAGCAGCAAAATTATTAAATTGTGGCTTTGAACTTGATGCTACTCATGGAACTGCTATTGTATTAGGTGAAGCTGGAATTAATCCTCGTTTAGTAAACAAGGTACATGAAGGTCGACCGCATATTCAAGATCGTATAAAAAATGGAGAATATACCTATATTGTAAATACTACTGCAGGACGTCAAGCAATTGAAGATTCAAAATTAATTCGTCGTAGTGCCCTAAAATATAAAGTACATTATGATACAACTTTAAATGGAAGTTTTGCTACTACTATGGCATTAAAGATAGATCCAATAAAAAAAGTAATTTCATTACAAAAATTACATGCACAAATTTTCTAA
- the folA gene encoding type 3 dihydrofolate reductase, with amino-acid sequence MISLIAALTINRVIGIQNVIPWKLPADLVWFKRNTMNKPIIMGRITFESIGRVLPGRINIVVSHHKNKSYSDSSSVIWVNSLDEAVKVAGKSKEIMVIGGGLIYKQMLVYAHRLYLTHVAIEVKGNIKFPHYKLNEWKTIFRQSYNANVQNPYDYCFEILKRNNF; translated from the coding sequence ATGATAAGTTTAATTGCAGCACTTACCATAAATAGAGTTATTGGTATACAAAATGTCATACCATGGAAACTTCCAGCAGATTTAGTATGGTTTAAGCGTAATACCATGAATAAACCTATTATCATGGGCCGTATTACTTTTGAATCTATTGGAAGAGTACTTCCTGGGCGTATCAATATTGTAGTTAGCCATCATAAAAATAAATCTTATAGTGATAGTAGTAGTGTAATATGGGTAAATTCATTAGATGAAGCAGTTAAAGTTGCAGGAAAATCTAAAGAAATTATGGTAATTGGTGGTGGTCTTATTTATAAACAAATGTTAGTATATGCACATCGTCTATATCTTACTCATGTTGCTATTGAAGTAAAAGGCAATATTAAATTTCCACATTATAAATTAAATGAGTGGAAAACTATATTTCGTCAATCCTACAATGCTAATGTACAAAACCCTTATGACTATTGCTTTGAGATTTTAAAAAGAAATAATTTTTGA